In Alteribacter lacisalsi, a genomic segment contains:
- a CDS encoding methylated-DNA--[protein]-cysteine S-methyltransferase → MSKRSFIYVTEMNSPIGALTIASTDYGVCLIEFGPVKETCSAIRTWTKKHFMNAEIKEDAAKLQPVVSELEEYFAGTRMTFDVKLDLVGTKFQCLVWEKVKLIPYGETKSYKQIALEIGAPKAVRAIGGSNNQNPVPILIPCHRVIGSNGSMVGYGGGLDKKEHLLRLEGAIERIS, encoded by the coding sequence ATGTCGAAACGGTCATTCATTTACGTAACGGAAATGAATAGTCCGATCGGAGCCTTAACGATTGCGAGCACCGACTATGGTGTGTGTCTGATCGAATTCGGTCCGGTTAAAGAAACGTGTTCAGCAATCCGCACATGGACGAAGAAGCATTTCATGAATGCAGAGATTAAAGAAGATGCAGCAAAACTTCAGCCTGTTGTCTCCGAGCTTGAAGAGTATTTTGCAGGTACCAGAATGACGTTTGATGTGAAACTTGATCTGGTAGGTACGAAGTTTCAATGTCTCGTATGGGAAAAAGTGAAGCTGATCCCTTACGGGGAAACGAAATCCTATAAGCAGATCGCCCTGGAGATCGGCGCGCCGAAAGCGGTGCGGGCGATTGGCGGATCAAACAACCAGAATCCGGTACCGATTCTCATTCCGTGTCACCGCGTGATCGGAAGCAACGGTTCGATGGTCGGCTACGGCGGCGGTCTGGACAAAAAAGAACACCTTCTCCGTCTGGAAGGTGCTATAGAGAGAATTTCCTAA
- the queG gene encoding tRNA epoxyqueuosine(34) reductase QueG — MTGAQLKEEIAAYSKSIGVDKVGFASVDPFLTLKDRLVRHRELGYESGFEEQDLEKRTRPELLLPEAKTIIAIAIAYPSKMKDAPVSKKGERRGIFCRASWGEDYHHVLRRKLRQIEAFIEERVPGSRSVSMVDTGELSDRAVAERAGIGWSGKNCAIISHEFGSYMYLGEMITTVALEPDQPIEDQCGTCNKCVDACPTGALVQGGQLDSGKCIAYLTQTKDFLPDRFRKKLGNRLYGCDTCQVVCPENKGKDFHHHEELEPDPEVVKPKLEPLLTITNREFKDTYGRIAGSWRGKKPIQRNAIIALAHFKEESALPVLYDLMLEDPRPVIRGTAAWAAGVIGGGEESESVLKQAKLRETDPQVLAEIDKGLEILLNKEI; from the coding sequence GTGACAGGAGCCCAGTTAAAGGAAGAAATCGCTGCATATAGTAAGAGCATAGGCGTTGATAAGGTGGGCTTTGCGTCGGTGGATCCGTTTCTGACACTTAAGGATCGTCTTGTGCGACACCGGGAGCTCGGGTATGAGAGCGGGTTTGAAGAGCAGGATCTTGAGAAGCGGACCAGACCGGAGCTGCTTTTACCCGAGGCGAAGACGATTATTGCGATTGCGATCGCTTATCCTTCGAAAATGAAGGATGCACCGGTTTCCAAAAAGGGTGAGCGGCGGGGTATATTCTGCCGGGCGTCCTGGGGCGAAGACTACCACCACGTGCTGAGGCGAAAACTTCGGCAGATTGAGGCATTCATTGAGGAGCGTGTCCCTGGTTCAAGGAGTGTCTCGATGGTTGATACCGGGGAGCTATCGGACAGGGCGGTGGCCGAGCGGGCCGGAATTGGCTGGAGCGGAAAAAATTGTGCAATCATATCTCATGAGTTCGGGTCGTATATGTATTTAGGGGAAATGATTACCACCGTGGCGCTGGAACCTGACCAGCCGATCGAGGATCAGTGCGGCACGTGCAATAAGTGCGTGGATGCGTGTCCGACCGGGGCGCTTGTCCAGGGCGGACAGCTGGATTCGGGCAAGTGCATCGCCTATCTGACACAGACGAAAGACTTTCTGCCGGACCGGTTCCGAAAGAAACTCGGCAACCGGCTGTATGGCTGTGACACGTGCCAGGTCGTCTGCCCCGAGAACAAAGGAAAGGATTTTCATCATCATGAGGAACTGGAACCTGACCCTGAGGTGGTGAAGCCGAAGCTTGAACCGCTGCTGACGATTACAAACCGGGAGTTTAAGGATACGTACGGACGGATTGCCGGTTCGTGGCGGGGGAAGAAGCCGATTCAGAGAAATGCGATTATTGCTCTGGCACATTTTAAGGAAGAGTCGGCACTGCCTGTTCTCTATGATCTGATGCTCGAGGATCCCCGTCCGGTCATTCGCGGTACGGCTGCCTGGGCGGCTGGTGTGATTGGCGGAGGGGAGGAGTCCGAATCCGTGCTTAAACAGGCGAAACTAAGAGAAACGGACCCTCAAGTGCTTGCTGAGATCGATAAAGGGCTTGAGATCCTCTTAAATAAGGAAATATAG
- a CDS encoding DUF302 domain-containing protein yields MNFDFTVQTDKKPEQVLTDLENILKEASFGVLWSFNVKEKLDEKGVGFDTDYFILEVCNPKIAKDVLESTKMAGYFLPCKVVVYEADGQTYIGMPKPTTLMEHVGGDDVMRVAEEVENTLRECFKKAV; encoded by the coding sequence ATGAATTTTGATTTTACAGTACAGACAGACAAAAAACCTGAGCAGGTTCTCACTGATCTTGAGAACATCCTGAAGGAAGCTTCATTTGGTGTTCTCTGGTCGTTTAACGTGAAAGAAAAGCTCGACGAAAAAGGTGTCGGCTTTGATACGGACTACTTTATTCTTGAAGTGTGCAACCCGAAGATTGCGAAAGATGTTCTCGAATCGACCAAAATGGCCGGCTACTTTCTGCCGTGCAAGGTTGTCGTTTACGAAGCAGACGGCCAGACCTACATCGGCATGCCGAAGCCGACAACACTTATGGAACACGTCGGCGGCGATGATGTCATGAGAGTTGCCGAAGAGGTGGAAAATACCCTTCGCGAATGCTTCAAGAAGGCAGTCTGA
- a CDS encoding DUF2188 domain-containing protein has protein sequence MKEYTVRPNKDADEWFVKIEDVAPETSFDKMDQAIEEAEKIAGDNRPSRLIIYNHMHEIVDEKTYK, from the coding sequence ATGAAAGAGTACACCGTGAGACCAAACAAAGATGCAGACGAATGGTTCGTTAAGATTGAGGATGTGGCACCTGAGACATCGTTCGATAAGATGGACCAGGCCATTGAAGAGGCCGAAAAAATAGCCGGGGACAACCGTCCAAGCCGGCTGATCATCTACAATCATATGCATGAAATCGTAGATGAAAAAACGTATAAGTAA